Proteins encoded within one genomic window of Brassica rapa cultivar Chiifu-401-42 chromosome A09, CAAS_Brap_v3.01, whole genome shotgun sequence:
- the LOC103837997 gene encoding zinc finger CCCH domain-containing protein 21: protein MPPKQQPKADLAKKQKQVEDKTFGLKNKNKSKNVQKYVQSLKQSVQPKPDASKVAAKKKKEEEKAREQELNELFKVAISQPKVPVGVDPKSILCEFFKHGQCQKGFKCKFSHDLNIQRKGEKIDIYSDKRDEDGNMEEWDQETLEKVVESKKNEYNQNKPTDIVCKYFLDAVEKKQYGWFWACPNGGKECHYRHALPPGYILKSQMKALLEEESQKMPVEEVIENERAKLKTATQMTPALFMEWKRKKIAERDAGLAASQAERAKNDRMSGRELFLSNASLFVDDAEAFEEYQREKEEEEIEQKAKDKEAEAPGTSKSSGDAEQTSKEVDEEDEDDDDDDLDMDELDELEASLSKTSIQIREPND, encoded by the exons ATGCCCCCAAAGCAACAACCGAAGGCCGATTTGGCTAAAAAGCAGAAGCAAGTGGAAGACAAGACTTTCGGTCTGAAAAACAAGAACAAGAGCAAGAATGTTCAGAAGTATGTCCAGAGTCTCAAGCAATCTGTTCAGCCTAAACCCGACGCCTCTAAAGTTGCTGCCAAG aaaaagaaagaggaaGAGAAAGCGAGAGAACAAGAGTTGAATGAGTTGTTTAAGGTTGCCATTAGTCAGCCCAAAGTTCCTGTTG GTGTGGATCCAAAGTCCATCCTGTGTGAGTTTTTCAAGCATGGGCAGTGTCAAAAGGGATTTAAGTGCAAGTTCTCTCATGATTTGAACATTCAGAGGAAGGGTGAGAAGATCGATATTTACAGCGATAAGCGTGATGAAG ATGGAAATATGGAGGAGTGGGATCAGGAGACCCTTGAAAAGGTTGTGGAATCAAAGAAAAATGAATATAACCAGAATAAGCCTACTGATATT GTTTGCAAGTATTTTCTGGACGCGGTGGAAAAGAAACAGTATGGGTGGTTCTGGGCTTGCCCCAATGGTGGCAAAGAGTGTCATTACAGACACGCTCTTCCTCCTGGTTATATCCTTAAATCCCAAATGAAGGCTCTCTTGGAAGAGGAGTCACAAAAGATGCCAGTTGAAGAAGTAATCGAGAATGAG CGTGCAAAACTGAAAACGGCAACACAAATGACACCTGCGCTGTTTATGGAATGGAAGAGGAAGAAAATAGCAGAGAGAGATGCAGGTTTGGCTGCTTCTCAAGCCGAGAGAGCTAAGAACGACCGTATGAG TGGTCGGGAGCTGTTTCTGTCCAATGCAAGCTTGTTTGTGGACGATGCTGAGGCTTTTGAAGAATACCAGAGggaaaaagaagaggaagagattgAACAGAAg GCAAAGGACAAAGAAGCAGAGGCCCCTGGGACAAGCAAGAGCAGTGGTGATGCTGAACAGACTTCGAAAGAAGTGGATGAAGAGgacgaagatgatgatgatgatgatttggaCATGGATGAGCTTGATGAACTGGAAGCAAGCTTGTCGAAAACTTCGATCCAGATTCGTGAGCCAAACGATTAA